CCTCAAGACCGGGGTTCCTCTGAAGATCAAGGCAGGTTTCGATCCCACCGCGCCCGACCTGCATATAGGGCACACGGTCCTCATCCAGAAGCTCAAGCAGTTTCAGGATCTCGGGCAT
The Desulfuromonadales bacterium DNA segment above includes these coding regions:
- a CDS encoding tyrosine--tRNA ligase (catalyzes the formation of tyrosyl-tRNA(Tyr) from tyrosine and tRNA(Tyr)) codes for the protein MKSVQEQMAVIRRGAVEVLVESELEEKLVESLKTGVPLKIKAGFDPTAPDLHIGHTVLIQKLKQFQDLGH